One stretch of Saccharomonospora xinjiangensis XJ-54 DNA includes these proteins:
- the ilvC gene encoding ketol-acid reductoisomerase encodes MSVEIFYDADADLGIIQGRKVAVIGYGSQGHAHALSLRDSGVDVRIGLAEGSKSWAKAEDEGLRVVTTAEAAAEADLIMILTPDTKQRAIYEQDIAPNLKDGDALFFGHGFNIRYGLVKPPSNVDVAMVAPKGPGHLVRRQFVDGKGVPCLIAVEQDASGNAQALALSYAAAIGGARAGVIKTTFTEETETDLFGEQAVLCGGASALVQTGFEVLTEAGYAPEIAYFEVLHELKLIVDLMYEGGIARMRYSISDTAEYGDLTRGPRVITPEVKENMKAILREIQDGTFAREWVAEDERGRANFAALQKAGEEHPIEETGRKLRGLMSWVDRPITETA; translated from the coding sequence ATGTCAGTCGAAATCTTCTACGACGCCGACGCCGACCTCGGCATCATCCAGGGGCGCAAGGTCGCTGTGATCGGCTACGGCAGCCAGGGCCACGCGCACGCGCTGAGCCTGCGCGACTCCGGCGTTGACGTCCGCATCGGGCTTGCCGAGGGGTCGAAGTCGTGGGCCAAGGCCGAGGACGAGGGCCTGAGGGTCGTCACGACGGCCGAGGCCGCCGCCGAAGCCGACCTGATCATGATCCTCACGCCGGACACGAAGCAGCGCGCGATCTACGAGCAGGACATCGCGCCGAACCTGAAGGACGGCGACGCGCTGTTCTTCGGCCATGGCTTCAACATCCGTTACGGTCTCGTCAAGCCGCCGTCCAATGTGGATGTCGCGATGGTGGCGCCGAAGGGACCGGGTCACCTGGTGCGCAGGCAGTTCGTTGACGGCAAGGGCGTGCCGTGCCTCATCGCGGTCGAGCAGGACGCGAGCGGCAACGCGCAGGCGCTCGCGCTGTCCTACGCTGCGGCCATCGGCGGTGCGAGGGCCGGTGTCATCAAGACGACGTTCACCGAGGAGACCGAGACCGATCTCTTCGGCGAGCAGGCCGTGCTGTGCGGTGGCGCGTCGGCTCTCGTGCAGACCGGTTTCGAGGTGCTCACCGAGGCGGGCTACGCGCCGGAGATCGCCTACTTCGAGGTGCTGCACGAGCTCAAGCTGATCGTGGACCTCATGTACGAGGGTGGTATCGCGCGGATGCGGTACTCGATCTCGGACACGGCCGAGTACGGCGATCTGACCCGGGGCCCCCGGGTGATCACGCCCGAGGTCAAGGAGAACATGAAGGCAATTCTTCGTGAAATCCAGGACGGCACGTTCGCCAGGGAATGGGTCGCCGAGGACGAGCGGGGCAGGGCCAACTTCGCCGCGTTGCAGAAGGCCGGTGAGGAACACCCGATCGAGGAAACCGGGCGCAAGCTGCGCGGTTTGATGTCGTGGGTGGACCGGCCGATCACCGAAACCGCCTGA
- a CDS encoding type VII secretion target, giving the protein MGFEVVTASLREAAGAAEDAADQLRSVDLSVVGDLAKALPGTRASGSATKVAEQWGDETSGWAKAMDGYAKKLTSAADAYDTNDRDAGDTVGGGN; this is encoded by the coding sequence ATGGGATTCGAGGTGGTCACCGCGTCCTTGCGGGAAGCCGCGGGCGCGGCGGAGGACGCCGCCGACCAGCTCCGCTCTGTGGATCTCTCCGTGGTGGGGGATCTGGCGAAGGCGCTGCCTGGGACCCGCGCATCGGGCAGCGCCACCAAGGTGGCGGAGCAGTGGGGCGACGAGACCTCGGGCTGGGCGAAGGCGATGGACGGCTATGCGAAGAAGCTGACGTCCGCCGCCGACGCCTACGACACCAATGACCGGGACGCCGGTGACACGGTCGGTGGAGGCAACTGA
- a CDS encoding DUF397 domain-containing protein has translation MKNDSSVVDDKFHVRDELDLSTALWRRLGDDPEGASGTVEYAFVAHRDAATYVVLREAADPDGTVLVFTPSEWDAFLLGARAGEFDRPH, from the coding sequence ATGAAGAACGATTCTTCCGTTGTCGATGACAAGTTCCACGTTCGCGACGAACTGGACCTCTCCACCGCGCTGTGGCGGCGCCTCGGCGACGACCCTGAAGGAGCGAGCGGCACCGTGGAGTACGCATTCGTCGCTCACCGCGACGCGGCGACGTACGTGGTGCTGCGCGAAGCGGCCGATCCGGACGGCACCGTTCTCGTTTTCACGCCGTCCGAATGGGACGCCTTCCTCCTCGGCGCACGAGCAGGCGAGTTCGACCGTCCGCACTGA
- a CDS encoding 3-isopropylmalate dehydrogenase — MRLAVIPGDGIGPEVVTEALKVLAEVVPSAEITKYDLGASRWHATGELLPESVLSELRQHDAILLGAVGDPSVPSGILERGLLLRLRFELDHHVNLRPGRLYPGVRGPLADSGEIDLLVVREGTEGPYAGNGGLLRKDTEQEIATEVSVNTAFGIRRVVADAFARAEQRPRKHLTLVHKTNVLEHAGSLWSRIVEEESLAHPDVTVAYSHVDAATIHLVTDPGRFDVIVTDNLFGDIITDLVAAVTGGIGLAASGNLDITRRNPSMFEPVHGSAPDIAGQNLADPTAAVLSVALLLDHLGERESARRIEASVAFDLATRDQNSPGSTQAIGDRLAALVSSNARKAS, encoded by the coding sequence ATGCGGCTTGCTGTGATCCCCGGCGACGGGATCGGCCCTGAGGTCGTGACCGAGGCGCTGAAGGTACTCGCCGAGGTCGTCCCGAGTGCCGAGATCACCAAGTACGACCTCGGAGCGTCCCGCTGGCACGCCACGGGCGAGCTGCTTCCCGAGTCGGTGTTGAGCGAGCTGCGCCAGCACGACGCCATTCTGCTCGGCGCCGTCGGCGACCCGAGCGTGCCGAGCGGCATCCTCGAACGCGGACTCCTGCTGCGCCTTCGGTTCGAACTCGACCACCACGTCAACCTCAGGCCGGGACGGCTCTACCCGGGTGTGCGGGGCCCGCTCGCCGATTCCGGCGAGATCGACCTGCTCGTGGTGCGGGAAGGCACAGAGGGGCCTTACGCGGGCAACGGCGGGCTGCTCCGCAAGGACACCGAGCAGGAGATCGCCACCGAGGTCAGCGTCAACACGGCCTTCGGCATCCGCAGGGTGGTGGCCGACGCTTTCGCCCGCGCCGAGCAGCGTCCACGCAAGCACCTCACGCTCGTCCACAAGACCAACGTCCTCGAACACGCCGGTTCGCTGTGGTCCCGGATCGTGGAGGAGGAGTCGCTCGCGCACCCCGACGTCACCGTGGCGTACTCGCACGTGGACGCCGCCACGATCCACCTCGTCACGGACCCCGGCCGGTTCGACGTGATCGTCACCGACAACCTGTTCGGCGACATCATCACCGACCTCGTCGCGGCGGTCACGGGCGGAATCGGGCTCGCGGCGAGCGGCAACCTCGACATCACGCGCCGCAACCCCAGCATGTTCGAACCCGTTCACGGCAGCGCGCCCGACATCGCGGGTCAGAACCTCGCCGACCCCACCGCGGCGGTGCTGTCCGTGGCGTTGCTGCTCGACCACCTCGGTGAACGGGAGTCCGCCCGCCGTATCGAGGCGTCCGTGGCGTTCGACCTCGCGACCCGCGACCAGAACTCACCCGGCAGCACCCAGGCCATCGGAGACCGCCTCGCCGCGCTCGTCTCCTCCAATGCCCGCAAGGCGAGCTGA
- a CDS encoding fumarylacetoacetate hydrolase family protein — MRLARIAHPDGVAFASIESDGGDDASAQVLEIAEHPFGQPNFTGRRWPLADVRLLAPILPTKVIAVGRNYAKHAEEFGNEVPADPMIFLKPSTSVIGPNAAIKLPPASSRVDFEGELAVVIGRPVKNITAEQAPAAILGYTVANDVSARDLQASDGQWGRAKGFDTFCPVGPWIETAIDPSDLRITSEIDGTVKQDARTSAMVHKVADIVAFVSSVMTLLPGDMILTGTPEGVGRIEDGQTVSITIEGIGTLSNPVQST; from the coding sequence GTGCGTTTGGCTCGGATCGCTCATCCTGATGGCGTCGCGTTCGCTTCCATCGAGTCCGACGGTGGTGACGACGCCTCGGCTCAGGTCCTCGAGATCGCTGAACATCCGTTCGGGCAGCCGAACTTCACCGGAAGGCGATGGCCGCTCGCGGATGTGCGGTTGCTGGCTCCCATCCTGCCGACCAAGGTCATCGCGGTGGGCCGCAACTACGCCAAGCACGCCGAGGAGTTCGGCAACGAGGTTCCGGCCGATCCCATGATCTTCTTGAAGCCCTCGACAAGCGTCATCGGCCCCAACGCGGCCATCAAGCTGCCGCCCGCCTCGTCGCGGGTCGATTTCGAGGGAGAGCTTGCCGTGGTCATCGGCAGGCCGGTCAAGAACATCACGGCCGAGCAGGCTCCTGCGGCCATCCTCGGCTACACCGTCGCCAACGACGTGAGTGCGCGCGACCTCCAGGCGTCCGACGGCCAGTGGGGAAGGGCCAAGGGCTTCGACACGTTCTGTCCCGTCGGGCCGTGGATCGAGACGGCGATCGACCCGTCGGATCTGCGGATCACCTCCGAGATCGACGGCACCGTGAAGCAGGACGCGCGCACGTCGGCGATGGTGCACAAGGTGGCGGATATCGTGGCGTTCGTGTCGTCGGTGATGACGTTGCTGCCGGGCGACATGATCCTCACCGGCACACCGGAGGGCGTCGGCCGCATCGAGGACGGCCAGACAGTGTCGATCACCATCGAAGGCATCGGAACCCTGAGCAACCCGGTGCAGTCCACCTGA
- a CDS encoding acetolactate synthase large subunit encodes MTSATSRSDATAGPTPNPASPGHSAPRPKPTPPAGTPVRVTGAQSLVRSLEAVGVEVVFGIPGGTILPAYDPLLDSTKVRHVLVRHEQGAGHAATGYAQATGKVGVCMATSGPGATNLVTPLADAHMDSVPVVAITGQQTRALIGTDAFQEADICGITMPITKHNFLVTEPSDIPRVIAEAFHLASTGRPGPVLVDIPKDVLQETTSFAWPPEMRLPGYRPTLRPHGKQVREAARLIARAKRPVLYVGGGVLKAGASEQLRELAELTGIPVATTLMARGAFPDSHRQHLGMPGMHGSVAAVAAMQRADLLVALGARFDDRVTGRLESFAPDATVVHADIDPAEISKNRKADVPIVGDCAEIITELIAAVKAETANDGLADLSAWWLQLDSWRDTFPSGYEWPSDGTLAPQYVIERIGELVGPDAVYVAGVGQHQMWAAQFISYEQPRTWINSGGLGTMGFAVPAAMGASFGRPDKQVWAIDGDGCFQMTNQELATCAIEGAPIKVAVINNGNLGMVRQWQNLFYSERYSNTDLGTHKHRIPDFALLAEALGCAGLRCETKDGVDDTIRRAMEINDRPVVIDFVVGKDAQVWPMVAAGTSNDEIMAARGIRPLFDEDEVSQ; translated from the coding sequence ATGACTAGCGCCACCTCGCGATCGGACGCGACCGCCGGGCCGACACCGAACCCGGCGTCGCCCGGCCACTCCGCACCCCGTCCCAAGCCGACCCCGCCCGCAGGAACGCCCGTTCGAGTGACTGGCGCGCAGTCGCTCGTGCGGTCCCTCGAAGCGGTCGGCGTCGAGGTGGTCTTCGGTATTCCCGGTGGCACGATTCTTCCCGCCTACGATCCGCTCCTCGATTCCACCAAGGTGCGCCACGTCCTCGTGCGCCACGAGCAGGGCGCGGGGCACGCGGCAACCGGTTACGCGCAGGCGACGGGCAAGGTGGGCGTGTGCATGGCCACGTCAGGCCCCGGCGCGACCAACCTGGTGACGCCGCTGGCCGACGCGCACATGGATTCCGTTCCCGTTGTCGCGATCACCGGTCAGCAGACCCGGGCGCTCATCGGCACCGACGCCTTCCAGGAAGCCGACATCTGCGGCATCACGATGCCGATCACCAAACACAACTTCCTCGTCACGGAGCCGTCCGACATCCCGAGGGTGATCGCCGAGGCGTTCCACCTCGCGAGCACGGGGCGTCCCGGTCCCGTGCTGGTGGACATCCCCAAGGACGTGCTGCAGGAGACGACGTCGTTCGCGTGGCCGCCCGAGATGCGTCTCCCCGGCTACCGGCCCACGCTGCGGCCTCACGGCAAGCAGGTCAGGGAGGCCGCACGGCTCATCGCGAGGGCGAAGCGGCCCGTGCTGTACGTCGGGGGTGGCGTGCTGAAGGCCGGGGCTTCCGAGCAGTTGCGCGAACTGGCGGAGCTCACCGGCATTCCCGTGGCGACGACCCTCATGGCCAGGGGAGCGTTCCCCGACTCGCACCGCCAGCACCTCGGTATGCCCGGCATGCACGGCTCGGTGGCCGCGGTCGCGGCCATGCAGCGCGCCGACCTGCTCGTGGCGCTCGGCGCTCGGTTCGACGACAGGGTGACGGGCAGGCTGGAGTCGTTCGCTCCCGACGCCACCGTCGTGCACGCCGACATCGACCCCGCCGAGATCTCCAAGAATCGCAAGGCCGACGTCCCCATCGTCGGTGACTGCGCCGAGATCATCACCGAGCTGATCGCCGCGGTGAAGGCGGAGACGGCGAACGACGGTCTGGCGGATCTGTCCGCCTGGTGGTTGCAGCTCGACTCGTGGCGCGACACGTTCCCCTCGGGATACGAGTGGCCCTCCGACGGGACGCTGGCCCCGCAGTACGTCATCGAGCGCATCGGCGAACTTGTCGGACCCGACGCCGTCTACGTGGCAGGGGTCGGCCAGCACCAGATGTGGGCGGCGCAGTTCATCTCCTACGAGCAGCCGAGGACGTGGATCAACTCGGGCGGGCTCGGCACGATGGGTTTCGCCGTCCCCGCCGCCATGGGCGCCAGCTTCGGGCGGCCGGACAAGCAGGTGTGGGCCATCGACGGCGACGGCTGCTTCCAGATGACCAACCAGGAACTCGCCACGTGTGCCATCGAGGGCGCCCCCATCAAGGTCGCCGTCATCAACAACGGCAACCTCGGCATGGTGCGGCAGTGGCAGAACCTCTTCTACTCCGAGCGGTACTCCAACACCGATCTCGGAACGCACAAACACCGTATCCCCGACTTCGCGTTGCTCGCCGAGGCGCTCGGCTGCGCGGGACTGCGCTGCGAGACGAAGGACGGTGTTGACGACACCATCCGGAGAGCCATGGAGATCAACGACCGGCCCGTCGTGATCGACTTCGTGGTCGGCAAGGACGCGCAGGTCTGGCCGATGGTCGCGGCCGGTACGAGCAACGACGAGATCATGGCGGCGCGGGGAATCCGGCCGCTGTTCGACGAGGACGAGGTGTCGCAGTGA
- the ilvN gene encoding acetolactate synthase small subunit, whose amino-acid sequence MSNHTLSVLVENVPGALARVSGLFSRRGFNIESLAVGPTENPEVSRMTIVVAVEEQPLEQVTKQLNKLVNVIKIVELDPAHSVQRELLLVKVRADATVRSQVLETVQLFRAKVVDVSPEALTIEATGTHDKINALLRMLEPYGVRELVQSGMVAVGRGARSITATATR is encoded by the coding sequence ATGAGCAACCACACACTGAGCGTTCTCGTCGAGAACGTGCCCGGCGCGCTCGCCAGGGTGTCCGGACTCTTCTCCCGCCGCGGTTTCAACATCGAATCTCTCGCAGTCGGGCCCACGGAGAACCCCGAGGTGTCCCGGATGACGATCGTGGTCGCCGTCGAGGAACAGCCACTCGAACAGGTGACCAAGCAGCTCAACAAGCTCGTCAACGTCATCAAGATCGTGGAACTCGACCCCGCCCACTCGGTGCAGCGCGAACTGCTGCTCGTGAAGGTCAGGGCCGATGCCACGGTGCGCAGTCAGGTGCTGGAGACCGTGCAACTGTTCCGCGCCAAGGTCGTCGATGTGTCGCCGGAGGCATTGACGATCGAGGCGACCGGCACCCACGACAAGATCAACGCGCTGCTGCGCATGCTGGAGCCCTACGGCGTGCGTGAGCTGGTGCAGTCGGGCATGGTCGCCGTGGGCAGGGGTGCCCGCTCGATCACGGCGACGGCGACCCGCTGA
- the cimA gene encoding citramalate synthase, which translates to MSRTEPQGTPLSDQFHLYDTTLRDGAQREGISYSIADKLAVARLLDDLGVGFIEGGWPGALPKDTEFFARAAAGELPLRHAVLVAFGSTRKAGVAVADDPQVRALLDSQAPVVTLVAKSDVRHIERALRVDVEEACAMVRDTVSFLVGEGRRVFVDAEHFFDGYAHDADTALRVLDAAGQAGADVVVLCDTNGGQLPLGIAETVSEVADRTGLRLGIHCQDDTACAVANTIAAVQAGATHVQCTANGYGERAGNADLFAVVGNLVTKLGMPVLPPSRMPELTRTAHALAELANLAPEEHQAYVGSSAFAHKAGLHASAIKVDPLLYNHIDPADVGNDMRVLVTEMAGRASLELKGRQLGVDLAEKPEALAGALKKVKALEAEGWSFEAADASLELLLREEAEGAPAQPPFRLESYRVVLDHHVGGDVGAEATVKIHVGGERVIATAEGNGPVHALDAALRKALRGHLSWLDSVELSDYKVRILVGKTGTDAVTRVLVESSDGDRTWTTVGVHANIVEASWLALCDALVHKALAVSGAAGEMRP; encoded by the coding sequence GTGAGCCGCACGGAGCCACAAGGCACCCCGCTCTCAGACCAGTTCCACCTGTACGACACGACATTGCGCGACGGAGCCCAGCGCGAGGGCATTTCCTATTCCATCGCGGACAAGCTGGCTGTGGCGAGATTGCTCGATGACCTCGGCGTCGGGTTCATCGAGGGAGGTTGGCCGGGAGCGCTGCCGAAGGACACGGAGTTCTTCGCGAGGGCGGCAGCGGGGGAACTCCCGTTGCGGCACGCGGTACTCGTCGCGTTCGGTTCCACCCGGAAAGCGGGGGTCGCCGTGGCCGACGATCCTCAGGTGCGTGCGCTGCTCGACTCTCAGGCGCCCGTCGTGACGCTCGTGGCCAAGTCGGACGTCCGCCACATCGAGCGGGCGTTGCGGGTGGACGTCGAAGAGGCGTGCGCGATGGTGCGTGACACCGTGTCGTTCCTTGTCGGTGAGGGGCGGCGGGTCTTCGTGGACGCCGAACACTTCTTCGACGGCTACGCGCACGACGCCGACACAGCGCTGCGGGTGCTCGACGCCGCGGGCCAGGCAGGCGCGGACGTCGTGGTGCTGTGCGACACCAACGGCGGGCAACTCCCGCTGGGAATCGCCGAGACGGTGAGTGAGGTCGCCGACCGCACGGGCTTGCGGCTGGGCATCCACTGCCAGGACGACACGGCGTGCGCCGTGGCCAACACCATCGCCGCGGTGCAGGCGGGGGCCACCCACGTGCAGTGCACCGCCAACGGCTACGGAGAGCGTGCGGGTAACGCGGACCTGTTCGCCGTGGTGGGCAATCTCGTGACGAAGCTGGGCATGCCGGTGCTGCCTCCGTCCCGGATGCCGGAGCTGACGCGAACGGCGCACGCGCTGGCTGAACTGGCCAACCTCGCTCCCGAGGAGCATCAGGCGTACGTGGGCTCGTCGGCGTTCGCGCACAAGGCGGGATTGCACGCGAGCGCCATCAAGGTCGATCCGTTGCTCTACAACCACATCGACCCGGCCGATGTGGGCAACGACATGCGTGTGCTCGTGACGGAAATGGCGGGAAGGGCGAGTCTCGAACTCAAGGGGCGGCAACTCGGTGTGGACCTGGCGGAGAAGCCGGAGGCACTCGCGGGCGCGTTGAAGAAGGTCAAGGCGCTGGAGGCCGAGGGCTGGTCCTTCGAGGCGGCCGACGCCTCACTGGAGTTGTTGCTGAGGGAGGAAGCCGAGGGCGCGCCGGCGCAGCCGCCGTTCCGGCTGGAGTCCTACCGTGTCGTGCTCGACCACCACGTCGGCGGTGACGTGGGCGCGGAGGCCACGGTCAAGATCCACGTCGGTGGTGAGCGGGTCATCGCGACAGCGGAGGGCAATGGGCCGGTGCACGCGCTCGACGCCGCGTTGCGCAAGGCATTGCGGGGGCACCTGTCCTGGTTGGACAGCGTGGAGTTGTCCGACTACAAGGTGCGCATCCTCGTCGGCAAGACCGGAACGGACGCCGTGACCCGCGTGCTGGTGGAATCGAGCGACGGCGACCGAACGTGGACGACCGTCGGCGTGCACGCGAACATCGTCGAGGCGAGCTGGCTCGCTCTGTGCGACGCGCTGGTGCACAAGGCGCTGGCGGTGTCCGGTGCCGCCGGGGAAATGCGTCCGTGA
- the serA gene encoding phosphoglycerate dehydrogenase → MTNSSQPVVLLAEKLAPSTVAVFGDEVEVRHVDGTDRPALLQAVRDADALLVRSATKVDKEVLGAAPKLKVVARAGVGLDNVDVPTATERGVLVVNAPTSNIVSAAEHAVALLLAVARRVPAADQSLRGGEWKRSAYSGVEVSGKTVGVVGFGKIGQLVAARLAAFDTKLLAYDPYVSAARAAQLGVELVSLDELLERADIISIHLPRTPETKGLIGATALAKAKPGVLIVNAARGGLIDESALAEALREGRVGGAGIDVFAEEPTTSSPLFELPNVVVTPHLGASTREAQDRAGTDVARSVLLALRGDFVPDAVNVASGTVGEEVRPYLSLTQKLGTVLSAFSTKAPASVSVTAAGELASEDVSVLQLAALRGVFSGVVEDQVTFVNAPRLAEELGVQVSVSTEPESQNYRSQVTVRVVHTDGSAHSVSGAVTGKDDVPKLIEVNGRHFDIRAEGHMLLLEYPDRPGIMGRVGTLLGEAGINIEAAQISQTTDRSDAVMLLRVDRAVDSHMLEPIGATVDARLIRALNFD, encoded by the coding sequence GTGACCAATTCCAGCCAGCCCGTCGTTCTCCTCGCCGAGAAACTCGCCCCTTCCACCGTCGCGGTGTTCGGTGACGAGGTCGAGGTCCGCCACGTGGACGGCACCGACCGCCCGGCGCTGTTGCAGGCGGTGAGGGACGCCGACGCGCTTCTGGTGCGATCCGCCACCAAGGTGGACAAGGAGGTCCTCGGCGCCGCCCCGAAGCTGAAGGTCGTGGCGAGGGCAGGCGTCGGTCTCGACAACGTCGATGTACCCACGGCCACCGAGCGCGGTGTGCTCGTGGTGAACGCGCCGACGTCGAACATCGTGTCGGCGGCCGAGCACGCGGTCGCGTTGCTGCTGGCCGTGGCCCGCCGGGTTCCGGCCGCTGACCAGAGCCTGCGGGGCGGCGAGTGGAAGCGCAGCGCCTACTCGGGCGTGGAGGTCTCCGGCAAGACCGTCGGCGTCGTGGGGTTCGGCAAGATCGGACAGCTCGTGGCGGCCCGGCTCGCCGCGTTCGACACGAAGCTTCTCGCCTACGACCCCTATGTCTCGGCCGCGAGGGCGGCACAGCTCGGGGTCGAACTGGTATCCCTCGACGAATTGCTCGAGCGTGCCGACATCATCTCCATCCACCTTCCCAGGACCCCGGAGACCAAGGGCCTCATCGGCGCTACCGCGCTCGCGAAGGCCAAGCCCGGTGTGCTGATCGTCAACGCCGCCCGCGGCGGGCTCATCGACGAGAGCGCGCTCGCTGAGGCCCTGCGCGAGGGCCGGGTCGGTGGCGCGGGCATCGACGTGTTCGCCGAGGAACCCACCACGTCGAGCCCGCTGTTCGAGCTGCCGAACGTCGTCGTGACCCCCCACCTCGGTGCGTCCACACGGGAGGCGCAGGACCGCGCGGGTACCGACGTGGCGCGTTCGGTTTTGCTGGCGCTGCGCGGCGACTTCGTGCCGGATGCCGTCAACGTGGCGAGCGGAACGGTGGGCGAGGAGGTCCGGCCGTACCTGTCGCTGACCCAGAAACTCGGCACCGTGCTCTCGGCGTTCAGCACGAAGGCCCCCGCCTCGGTGTCCGTGACGGCGGCCGGTGAACTCGCCAGCGAGGACGTGAGCGTGCTTCAGCTCGCGGCGCTGCGCGGAGTGTTCTCCGGCGTCGTGGAGGACCAGGTGACGTTCGTGAACGCGCCGCGTCTCGCCGAGGAACTCGGCGTGCAGGTGAGCGTGTCCACCGAACCGGAGAGCCAGAACTACCGCAGCCAGGTCACCGTTCGCGTCGTGCACACCGACGGCAGTGCGCACTCCGTGTCCGGTGCGGTGACGGGCAAGGACGACGTCCCGAAGCTCATCGAGGTCAACGGCAGGCACTTCGACATTCGCGCCGAGGGGCACATGCTGCTGCTGGAATACCCCGACCGGCCAGGGATCATGGGCAGGGTGGGCACGCTGCTCGGCGAGGCCGGCATCAACATCGAGGCCGCGCAGATCAGCCAGACCACCGACCGATCCGATGCTGTCATGCTGCTCCGGGTTGACCGCGCCGTTGACAGCCACATGCTGGAGCCGATCGGTGCCACCGTTGACGCCAGGCTGATCCGGGCGTTGAACTTCGACTGA
- a CDS encoding DUF6973 domain-containing protein has translation MVSWNDAEQWNADGVAAVGDALVKARNAIVALEDELTESVSPKEWSGPSAESARRDLAKHRQDLETLAAEVASMATTVDTVEDAVRGLRREIDEAKSLASSHGLRIDNGTVVAPEGVTTLPAELARSAVAERVKAILDKAAAVDTDLAAMLDRVLANKISDAGATTLAEAAAAGEERVRLDQILKNYQVSPDPDGTVNFFGQTVTKSEADLLDDLGLLGIKDMYDIRNKAFGTADDRFPGQDGNDSHRDAFRHAYWNALMTQKFGEEWAQKYGTAHERLPGNPADREAMDLYNNEVGRKIAAANPDASPEELANLVEKAVEDGRTVVIDKNGELAYSNDVAGGQTGHADDPAPEKEGGERGSSHTSGGSGDGSGDYDWGS, from the coding sequence ATGGTCTCCTGGAACGACGCCGAGCAGTGGAACGCCGACGGTGTCGCCGCGGTCGGTGACGCTCTCGTGAAGGCCCGCAACGCGATCGTCGCGCTCGAGGACGAACTCACCGAGTCCGTCTCTCCCAAGGAATGGAGCGGCCCCAGCGCGGAGTCCGCGCGGCGGGACCTGGCCAAGCACCGGCAGGATCTGGAGACCCTCGCGGCCGAGGTGGCCTCGATGGCGACCACGGTCGATACCGTCGAGGACGCGGTCCGCGGGCTCCGGCGGGAGATCGACGAGGCGAAGAGCCTGGCGTCGAGCCACGGTCTCCGGATCGACAACGGCACCGTCGTCGCGCCGGAGGGCGTCACGACGCTGCCGGCGGAGCTGGCCAGGTCCGCGGTCGCCGAGCGGGTGAAGGCCATTCTCGACAAGGCCGCCGCTGTGGACACCGACCTCGCCGCCATGCTGGACAGGGTGCTCGCGAACAAGATCAGTGACGCCGGTGCCACCACGCTCGCCGAGGCTGCCGCAGCGGGGGAGGAGCGCGTCCGGCTCGATCAGATCCTCAAGAACTACCAGGTGAGCCCCGACCCTGACGGGACAGTGAACTTCTTCGGCCAAACGGTCACGAAGTCCGAGGCCGACCTGCTCGACGATCTCGGTCTGCTCGGGATCAAAGACATGTACGACATCCGCAACAAGGCGTTCGGGACGGCGGACGACCGCTTCCCCGGACAGGATGGCAACGACAGCCACAGGGACGCCTTCCGGCACGCGTACTGGAACGCGCTCATGACGCAGAAGTTCGGCGAGGAGTGGGCGCAGAAGTACGGAACGGCCCACGAGCGGCTTCCGGGCAACCCCGCCGACAGGGAGGCCATGGACCTCTACAACAACGAGGTCGGGCGCAAGATCGCCGCGGCGAACCCCGACGCGAGCCCCGAGGAGCTGGCGAACCTCGTGGAGAAGGCGGTGGAGGACGGCCGCACGGTGGTGATCGACAAGAACGGCGAACTCGCCTACAGCAACGACGTCGCCGGTGGACAGACAGGCCACGCCGACGATCCGGCTCCGGAGAAGGAGGGCGGTGAGCGAGGCAGTTCGCACACCAGCGGGGGCTCCGGCGACGGAAGTGGCGATTACGACTGGGGTAGCTGA